Proteins from one Deltaproteobacteria bacterium genomic window:
- a CDS encoding 2-hydroxyacyl-CoA dehydratase — protein sequence MPARKDFQSSSRLKQIMADHFLELDRAAKQGSPKVAWCTSVGPAELLRGMGYLVYFPENHGALLGASRLATDLIPTANAMGYSPDICSYLTSDIGSYLKKVTPLTRAYGIESVPKPDVLVYNTNQCRDVKDWFTWYGREFDVPCIGVVTHREVGRVEEHHIGSIARQIRDLVPVLEEVSGRKLDMDRLKEAVKLSKKCTDLWKSVLDTAANVPSPLTFFDATIHMGPAVVARGTQVAVDYYEELLEELDERVSFGVAAVQGEHVRLYWEGMPIWGKLRNLSELFAGLKTCVAASTYCNSWIFEAMDPEEPFESMARAYLELFIARDEAYKEEYIKDRCEQFHLDGIVYHDAKTCPNNSNSRYGMPDRLSRELGIPALILNGDLNDLRCYSEEQATTNIEAFIEQIVEG from the coding sequence ATGCCTGCGCGTAAGGATTTTCAGAGCTCGAGTCGTCTGAAACAGATTATGGCCGATCATTTTCTCGAGCTGGACCGGGCCGCGAAACAAGGTTCTCCCAAAGTGGCCTGGTGCACCAGCGTGGGTCCGGCGGAACTGCTGAGGGGTATGGGCTATCTGGTCTATTTCCCGGAAAACCACGGAGCCTTGCTCGGGGCCTCGCGCCTGGCCACGGACCTGATTCCCACGGCCAATGCCATGGGCTATTCCCCGGACATCTGTTCCTACCTCACCTCCGATATCGGTTCCTACCTCAAGAAGGTTACACCGTTGACTCGGGCCTATGGCATCGAATCCGTGCCGAAGCCTGACGTGCTCGTATATAATACGAACCAGTGCCGTGACGTGAAAGACTGGTTCACCTGGTATGGCAGGGAATTCGACGTTCCTTGTATCGGAGTGGTGACCCACCGGGAGGTGGGCCGGGTTGAGGAGCATCACATCGGGTCCATAGCCCGGCAGATTCGAGACCTGGTGCCCGTCCTCGAAGAGGTTTCCGGCCGTAAATTGGACATGGATCGCCTCAAGGAAGCGGTGAAACTGTCCAAAAAGTGCACGGACCTGTGGAAATCCGTTCTCGACACGGCAGCCAACGTCCCGTCACCGCTCACGTTTTTCGACGCCACCATACACATGGGGCCCGCCGTGGTGGCCAGGGGCACTCAGGTTGCCGTGGATTACTATGAAGAACTCCTGGAAGAACTCGATGAACGGGTTTCGTTCGGTGTGGCGGCGGTCCAAGGCGAGCATGTGCGCCTCTATTGGGAAGGCATGCCGATTTGGGGCAAACTCAGAAACCTGAGCGAACTGTTTGCCGGATTGAAAACGTGCGTGGCGGCGTCCACCTATTGCAACAGTTGGATCTTCGAGGCCATGGATCCGGAGGAGCCCTTTGAGAGCATGGCCCGGGCATACCTTGAGCTGTTCATTGCGCGGGACGAAGCGTACAAAGAGGAATATATCAAAGACCGCTGTGAGCAGTTCCACCTGGACGGCATCGTGTATCATGACGCCAAAACATGCCCGAACAACTCGAACAGCCGATACGGTATGCCCGACCGCCTGTCTAGGGAACTGGGCATCCCGGCTCTGATCCTCAACGGCGACCTCAACGACCTGCGCTGCTATTCCGAGGAACAGGCCACCACCAACATCGAGGCCTTCATCGAGCAGATTGTGGAGGGATGA
- a CDS encoding ATPase, with product MPQPCFSGIDVGASAVKVVVIDDSGDILGLNVRRSGHDFEASAKASFDAALAAANLDSGDIVRIVSTGYGRRNTLFSDYTRTEIGCHARGCFHYFPRAITVVDIGGQDNKVIKLDDRGRRINFKMNRKCAAGTGAFLEEMANRLSVPLDGLDSLARSAGGEATLGSYCTVFSATEVLEKIRAGTPLADLVKGIFRSVVKRVMEMEPLTGTVVATGGVVAHNPGMVAILEEEIGRPVLVPPHPQCTGALGAALFARDSEE from the coding sequence ATGCCTCAACCCTGCTTTTCCGGGATCGACGTGGGAGCTTCCGCCGTCAAAGTGGTGGTCATCGACGATTCCGGAGACATTTTAGGACTGAACGTACGCCGATCCGGGCACGATTTCGAAGCCTCGGCGAAGGCGTCTTTTGATGCGGCCTTGGCTGCGGCGAATCTGGACTCGGGGGACATTGTCCGCATCGTATCCACCGGTTACGGGCGCAGGAACACGCTTTTTTCGGATTACACCCGGACGGAAATCGGGTGCCACGCCAGGGGGTGCTTTCACTATTTTCCCCGAGCCATCACGGTGGTGGATATCGGGGGCCAGGACAACAAGGTAATCAAACTCGACGACCGGGGCAGGCGGATCAACTTCAAAATGAACCGCAAGTGCGCGGCCGGAACGGGCGCTTTCCTGGAGGAAATGGCCAATCGCCTGTCCGTGCCTTTGGACGGTTTGGACAGTCTGGCTCGAAGCGCCGGCGGAGAGGCTACACTCGGCAGCTACTGCACCGTGTTTTCCGCTACCGAAGTACTCGAGAAAATCCGGGCAGGAACACCTCTGGCGGACCTGGTCAAAGGCATTTTTCGTTCAGTGGTAAAGCGGGTCATGGAAATGGAACCCCTCACCGGGACGGTTGTGGCCACTGGCGGAGTGGTGGCGCACAATCCCGGCATGGTCGCGATTCTCGAGGAAGAGATCGGCCGGCCGGTTCTCGTTCCGCCACATCCCCAATGCACCGGGGCCCTGGGCGCCGCACTGTTCGCCCGCGATTCGGAGGAGTAG
- a CDS encoding thiolase family protein: protein MFSKAYIPHRGYFCSPFVRWQGSFQNENAIELAATVVRKGLADRNIDPKSFDGLFLGYTIPQVSCFYGAPWLAGMIGAEGVSGPIFSQACATGATELAHAAMAVDTGANSNIIAVTADRCSNGPHLVYPNPNGPGGMPIKEDWVMDNFGNDPWAKNAMIQTAENVAKDTTFTREDCDELTLKRYRQYIAALENDRAFQKQYMVAAEIRMGKKMVVVDADEGVMETTAEGLGRLKPVIPGGIHTFGSQTHPADGNAAVIVATKDQAKALSQDKSVVIQLLSYGYARAKKGYMAAAVAPSARMALDKAGIKVSDLKAVKTHNPFAVNDLNMIQEMGLDPEIVNNYGSSLIFGHPQGPTGARCVIELIEELILLGGGYGLFAGCAAGDTAAALTVKVG, encoded by the coding sequence ATGTTCAGTAAAGCGTATATTCCGCACAGAGGTTATTTTTGTTCCCCGTTTGTACGATGGCAGGGGAGCTTTCAGAATGAAAACGCCATCGAACTCGCCGCTACGGTGGTCCGCAAGGGACTGGCGGACCGGAACATCGATCCCAAGTCCTTCGACGGGCTGTTCCTGGGATACACCATCCCGCAGGTGAGCTGTTTTTACGGCGCGCCTTGGCTGGCCGGCATGATCGGAGCGGAAGGAGTCAGCGGTCCCATCTTCAGCCAGGCCTGCGCCACCGGCGCCACGGAATTGGCTCACGCGGCCATGGCCGTGGACACGGGCGCAAACTCGAATATTATCGCGGTGACGGCGGACCGGTGTTCGAACGGACCCCACCTGGTGTACCCCAATCCAAACGGACCGGGCGGCATGCCCATAAAAGAAGACTGGGTGATGGATAATTTCGGCAATGATCCATGGGCAAAGAACGCCATGATCCAGACAGCCGAAAACGTGGCCAAAGACACGACCTTCACCCGTGAAGATTGCGACGAGCTGACCCTGAAGCGGTATCGGCAGTACATAGCCGCCCTCGAGAACGACCGGGCGTTTCAGAAGCAATACATGGTTGCCGCCGAAATTAGGATGGGCAAGAAGATGGTGGTGGTGGACGCGGACGAAGGCGTTATGGAAACCACGGCGGAGGGCCTTGGGCGCCTCAAACCCGTTATTCCCGGCGGCATTCACACCTTCGGATCTCAAACCCACCCGGCCGACGGCAACGCCGCCGTCATCGTGGCTACGAAAGACCAGGCTAAGGCCCTGAGCCAGGACAAAAGCGTGGTGATTCAGCTCCTGTCCTACGGGTACGCCCGAGCCAAAAAGGGATACATGGCCGCCGCCGTGGCGCCTTCCGCCCGGATGGCGTTGGATAAGGCAGGCATCAAGGTTTCGGACCTCAAGGCCGTGAAAACCCACAATCCGTTCGCGGTAAACGACCTGAACATGATACAAGAGATGGGACTGGATCCTGAAATCGTGAACAACTACGGTTCGTCCCTGATTTTCGGCCATCCCCAGGGACCCACGGGCGCAAGGTGCGTCATCGAACTGATCGAGGAACTGATTCTACTCGGCGGAGGATATGGTCTGTTCGCCGGGTGCGCCGCCGGCGACACGGCCGCGGCGCTTACGGTCAAAGTCGGGTGA
- a CDS encoding AMP-binding protein encodes MSRWMHAGDIIRMGAYFYPDKMGAKDLYRSLTFREWNERCCRLANGLLGLGLEKNDKVAIIAYNCLEWMEIYGAVAKAGLVAVPIMFRLTPVEYRYILDNSEAKAFIVAGAFTEGVDSIRSGLTNIPASNYIFFGDGPAPEGYTHYEDLIAGAPAEEPGVKVDHRDAWVIMYTSGTTGKPKGVVRSHESFMAQYLTNIIELGFNRDDIGLMVMPMCHINSIFYSFVFTYTYGGVCVYNVVSFDPQHLLKTLAEEGITFTSLVPTHYIMMLALPEEVKRSFDVSRVRKLMCSSAPARRDTKIDIMNYFKNSELYEAYGSTEAGLVTLLRPEDQMRKLGSIGRELIATDRIKLLDPDGNEAPVGQVGELYSRTPMIFDEYWKMPEATKAAFHGEWFSAGDMARMDEDGYYTLVDRKKNMIITGGENVYPSEVEDAVGSFPEVKDVAVIGIPDPKWGEAIKAIVILHKGVEPSDELAKAIMTHTRKRIAGFKCPKSMDFISEGDMPRTGTGKILHRVLRERYGKWSDNQ; translated from the coding sequence ATGAGCCGCTGGATGCATGCCGGTGATATCATTCGAATGGGGGCCTACTTTTATCCGGACAAGATGGGGGCCAAGGACTTGTACCGGTCCCTGACGTTCAGGGAATGGAACGAGCGGTGCTGTCGTCTGGCCAACGGATTGCTGGGGCTGGGACTCGAAAAGAACGATAAGGTCGCCATCATCGCGTACAACTGCCTCGAGTGGATGGAAATCTATGGCGCGGTGGCTAAGGCCGGCCTGGTGGCGGTTCCCATCATGTTCCGCCTGACGCCGGTCGAGTACAGGTATATTCTGGACAACAGTGAAGCCAAGGCCTTCATTGTGGCCGGTGCGTTTACTGAAGGCGTGGATTCGATCCGTTCCGGACTGACCAATATCCCTGCCTCGAACTACATTTTCTTTGGCGACGGTCCGGCCCCGGAAGGGTACACGCACTACGAGGATCTGATTGCCGGAGCGCCCGCGGAAGAACCCGGCGTGAAGGTGGATCACAGGGACGCCTGGGTCATCATGTACACGTCCGGCACCACGGGCAAACCCAAGGGCGTGGTCCGGTCCCACGAGAGCTTCATGGCCCAGTATCTGACGAACATCATCGAACTGGGCTTCAACCGGGACGACATCGGCCTCATGGTCATGCCCATGTGCCATATCAACTCGATCTTTTATTCCTTTGTGTTTACGTACACGTATGGGGGCGTGTGCGTGTACAATGTGGTCAGCTTCGACCCGCAACATCTTTTGAAAACCCTGGCTGAAGAGGGGATTACGTTCACCTCGCTGGTGCCCACCCATTACATCATGATGCTCGCGCTGCCCGAGGAAGTGAAACGCAGCTTTGACGTGAGCCGTGTGCGCAAACTCATGTGCTCGAGCGCTCCCGCCCGGCGAGACACCAAGATCGACATTATGAACTATTTCAAAAACTCGGAGCTGTACGAGGCGTATGGTTCCACCGAGGCCGGACTGGTGACGCTGCTCCGGCCCGAGGACCAGATGCGTAAATTGGGCTCCATCGGTCGCGAGCTGATCGCCACGGACCGGATCAAGTTGTTGGATCCGGACGGCAACGAGGCGCCCGTGGGCCAAGTGGGGGAACTGTATTCCAGAACTCCCATGATTTTCGACGAATACTGGAAAATGCCCGAAGCCACCAAAGCGGCGTTTCACGGGGAATGGTTCAGCGCCGGCGACATGGCTCGAATGGACGAGGACGGCTACTATACCCTGGTGGATCGCAAAAAGAACATGATCATCACGGGCGGTGAAAACGTGTATCCTTCGGAAGTCGAAGACGCGGTGGGATCCTTCCCTGAAGTGAAGGACGTGGCCGTCATCGGCATTCCGGATCCCAAATGGGGGGAAGCGATCAAAGCCATTGTGATTTTGCACAAAGGCGTCGAGCCGAGCGACGAGCTGGCCAAAGCCATCATGACCCACACCAGAAAACGCATTGCCGGATTTAAGTGCCCCAAAAGCATGGACTTTATCAGCGAGGGCGATATGCCGAGAACCGGCACCGGAAAGATCCTGCACCGGGTGCTTCGAGAACGATACGGCAAATGGAGCGATAATCAGTAG
- a CDS encoding metallophosphoesterase — protein MLNLLRHNRRLRACMILAAALFLFTAGCGGGGNGRSSVVVFSDVHFNPFYDPAIFDSLMNSPENQWNDIFQSSAVTDPEPWENETNYPLLVRMLEALRTQSAANPVVVFSGDMLTHGFSKKFYTLYGSEDEAAMRAFTYKTVAFFAAQVRDYLGQIPVVFTLGNNDSYEGDYKIDPGGAFLADTADLLYSTLLLEKADYAGYVETYRAGGYYAMSVGPVMFISLNTILFSPNAATDIEGAVSQELDWLDRTLAGARAQEKRVWLVMHIPPGADIYSTVTKYMDPAGRISDASTMWKTEYQDRFLNIVDTYVDMIDVAFAGHTHMDEYRLDVNENGASQTVILVTPAISPLFGNDSAFKVIRIESSDWTPIDYRSTAYHFGDAAPVFGPYYTFTNAYASTEAGLESALVALFPKLQTDPTLRQAYSGYYYSGHNNAGPIDDINWPAYWCGIGNMTKEDYMECVNTYD, from the coding sequence ATGCTGAATCTTTTGAGACATAACCGGCGCCTTCGTGCCTGCATGATCCTTGCAGCCGCACTCTTCCTATTTACCGCCGGATGCGGAGGCGGCGGAAACGGCCGATCATCCGTCGTAGTTTTTTCGGACGTGCACTTCAATCCGTTCTACGATCCGGCCATCTTCGACTCGCTGATGAATTCACCTGAAAACCAATGGAACGACATTTTTCAAAGTTCCGCTGTGACCGATCCGGAGCCCTGGGAAAATGAAACGAACTATCCCCTCTTGGTTCGCATGCTTGAAGCGCTCCGCACGCAAAGCGCGGCAAATCCGGTCGTGGTTTTCTCGGGCGACATGCTGACGCACGGATTCAGCAAGAAGTTCTACACCCTGTACGGGTCCGAGGACGAGGCGGCGATGCGCGCCTTTACCTATAAGACGGTCGCCTTCTTCGCAGCCCAAGTGCGCGATTATTTGGGCCAAATACCGGTCGTCTTCACGCTCGGAAACAACGATTCCTATGAAGGCGACTACAAGATCGACCCGGGCGGGGCATTTCTGGCGGACACCGCCGATCTGTTGTATTCCACACTCCTTTTGGAGAAGGCGGATTATGCCGGCTACGTCGAGACCTACCGGGCGGGAGGCTATTATGCCATGTCCGTCGGCCCTGTGATGTTCATCTCCTTGAATACCATCCTCTTTTCACCGAACGCCGCCACGGATATCGAAGGCGCCGTCTCTCAAGAATTGGACTGGCTTGACCGGACTCTGGCCGGCGCAAGGGCTCAAGAAAAGAGGGTCTGGCTGGTCATGCACATTCCTCCGGGGGCCGATATCTATTCCACCGTGACAAAGTACATGGACCCGGCCGGCCGCATCTCCGACGCCTCCACCATGTGGAAAACGGAATACCAGGATCGTTTTCTGAACATCGTCGACACCTACGTGGACATGATCGATGTGGCGTTTGCAGGACATACCCACATGGATGAATACAGGCTGGATGTGAACGAGAACGGCGCTTCGCAGACTGTTATCCTGGTCACGCCCGCCATCAGCCCGCTGTTCGGCAATGACTCCGCCTTCAAGGTCATAAGGATCGAAAGCAGCGACTGGACGCCCATCGACTACCGTTCGACGGCGTACCACTTCGGCGACGCCGCACCGGTGTTCGGACCGTATTACACGTTTACGAACGCCTACGCTTCGACCGAAGCCGGTTTAGAATCGGCCCTGGTTGCCCTTTTCCCGAAGCTTCAAACCGATCCGACGCTTCGCCAGGCCTATTCGGGGTATTACTACTCGGGCCACAACAATGCCGGCCCGATCGATGACATCAACTGGCCGGCGTATTGGTGCGGCATCGGCAACATGACAAAGGAAGATTACATGGAGTGCGTGAACACGTATGACTAG
- a CDS encoding restriction endonuclease has protein sequence MAIPDFQSIMLPLLEYLSDGVARSNAEIFEGLARTFKLTEQEKLELLPSGKKRVFVQRLGWAKAHLRGAGLIECPAKGSYTITEEGKDLLSKGLSGIQVKDLLQIKDYLNTSGKESDRRIPSKIEQTPQEQFESGYTRMMGQLTAELLKSVKECSPYFFERLVVDLLLAMGYGGSRLEAGSTTSKTADGGIDGIIKEDRLGLDVIYLQAKRWEQNVTRPEIQKFAGALQGRRARKGVFITTSGFTDQALEFAGSIENKIVLIDGVRLAELMIEHNVGVSVEQTYELKRIDSDYFAEE, from the coding sequence GTGGCCATACCCGATTTTCAGTCGATCATGCTTCCACTGTTGGAATACCTATCGGACGGGGTTGCGAGATCCAACGCGGAGATCTTCGAAGGGCTGGCTCGTACGTTCAAGCTTACCGAGCAGGAAAAACTTGAACTGCTTCCAAGCGGGAAGAAGCGGGTCTTCGTGCAGCGACTTGGCTGGGCCAAGGCGCATTTAAGAGGGGCCGGTCTGATCGAATGTCCGGCAAAAGGTTCCTACACAATTACAGAGGAAGGTAAGGATCTGCTGAGTAAAGGCCTATCCGGAATTCAAGTGAAGGACTTGCTGCAGATCAAGGACTATCTGAACACCAGCGGTAAAGAAAGCGACAGGAGAATACCTTCGAAAATCGAGCAGACACCCCAAGAGCAATTCGAATCCGGGTATACACGGATGATGGGCCAGCTTACGGCCGAACTCCTCAAGAGTGTGAAGGAGTGTTCGCCTTATTTCTTCGAACGGCTCGTCGTCGATCTGCTTCTTGCCATGGGATACGGTGGGTCCCGCCTGGAGGCCGGGAGTACTACGTCAAAAACCGCGGATGGAGGCATTGATGGTATCATCAAGGAAGATCGGCTGGGTCTCGATGTGATATATCTTCAAGCCAAACGCTGGGAACAAAATGTGACCAGGCCGGAAATACAGAAATTCGCCGGGGCCCTTCAGGGAAGAAGAGCGAGAAAAGGCGTATTCATCACCACTTCGGGATTTACGGATCAGGCTCTCGAGTTTGCGGGCAGCATCGAAAACAAAATCGTCCTGATTGACGGTGTGCGGCTGGCGGAACTCATGATCGAACATAACGTGGGTGTTTCCGTAGAACAGACCTATGAATTAAAAAGGATAGACTCGGATTATTTCGCCGAAGAATAG